The Corylus avellana chromosome ca8, CavTom2PMs-1.0 genome has a segment encoding these proteins:
- the LOC132189220 gene encoding protein WHAT'S THIS FACTOR 1 homolog, chloroplastic → MAWRFLLTKTLKLLLNPNPNPSKPFLTSPFSTSFLVTKTPKKFKKKHTKKESPRTKLVNSEPNRIPHFEHIVERDAFLRFVTKSKDFLSKQPEHVLRLDDAGKLHRELGFPRGRKVARSIERYPLLFQAYRHTDGKMWFGFTELMEDLLDEERAVADSMEADRVTTVRKLLMMSANKRIPLSKIYHCRSVFGIPEDFRDRVEQYPNYFRIVVEGDGKRVLELVNWDPLLAVSALEREFVVDEDRAKRAFKFPMKHGKDLDLDEDDTRKLNLLNTLPLVSPYSDGSRLDVWTLEAEKYRVGVLHELLNLTLEKRASIHHIVEFKEEFSLTKHTYQMLLKQPRTFYLAGTEMNWVVFLKGAYDENGVLKHKDPQVVFNEKLYKFAQMREREKK, encoded by the coding sequence ATGGCTTGGCGCTTCCTCCTGACCAAAACCCTAAAGCTACTCTTAAACCCTAACCCCAACCCCTCTAAGCCCTTCCTCACCTCCCCATTCTCTACCTCCTTTCTGGTCACCAAAACCCCCAAAAAGTTCAAGAAGAAACACACGAAGAAAGAGAGCCCACGCACCAAACTGGTCAACTCGGAGCCCAATCGCATCCCTCACTTTGAGCACATCGTCGAGCGCGATGCCTTCTTGCGGTTCGTCACCAAGTCCAAGGACTTCCTCTCCAAGCAGCCCGAACATGTCCTCCGCCTCGACGACGCCGGCAAGCTCCACCGCGAGCTCGGCTTCCCGCGCGGCCGCAAGGTCGCCCGCTCCATCGAGCGCTACCCCTTGCTCTTCCAGGCCTACCGCCACACCGACGGCAAAATGTGGTTCGGCTTCACGGAGCTAATGGAGGACCTGCTCGACGAGGAGCGAGCCGTCGCCGACTCCATGGAGGCCGATAGGGTCACCACGGTGCGCAAGTTGTTGATGATGTCCGCGAATAAGCGCATTCCCTTGAGCAAGATTTACCATTGCAGGTCCGTGTTTGGGATTCCCGAGGATTTTCGGGACCGCGTCGAGCAGTACCCGAATTACTTTCGGATCGTGGTTGAAGGAGATGGGAAGAGAGTGCTCGAATTGGTGAATTGGGATCCGTTGCTGGCGGTGAGTGCGTTGGAGAGGGAGTTCGTGGTGGATGAGGACAGGGCTAAGAGGGCTTTTAAGTTTCCAATGAAGCATGGGAAGGATCTGGATTTGGACGAGGACGATACCAGGAAGCTCAACTTGTTGAACACACTTCCGTTGGTGTCGCCGTACTCCGACGGGTCGAGATTGGATGTTTGGACATTGGAGGCGGAGAAGTATAGGGTTGGGGTTTTGCACGAGCTCTTGAACTTGACATTGGAGAAGAGGGCTTCTATACATCACATTGTGGAGTTCAAGGAGGAGTTCAGTTTGACTAAGCATACTTACCAGATGCTTTTGAAGCAGCCTAGGACATTTTATTTGGCGGGGACGGAGATGAACTGGGTTGTTTTCTTGAAAGGTGCATATGATGAGAATGGGGTTTTGAAACACAAGGATCCGCAGGTGGTTTTCAACGAGAAGCTGTATAAATTCGCTCAAATGCGGGAAAGGGAGAAGAAATGA
- the LOC132191019 gene encoding uncharacterized protein LOC132191019 gives MSDLIGEDERGFRDPRDRCALMRLGNLKILSHSLALPPALTLSLPASSSATGNPLSLPRSPSHAHPLSPPASSSATGNPLSLPRSPSRTHPLSPPASSSATGEAVRSSQGSVHCLSHSGDVYSHRRSSCLSLTPAKPKALSLLHRWLCKLDKGKSSSIPLPTTQASRMPFPEIQYPQPASPVKLLGHAGWLLLLRQQVYSKVFLTVSCSLRCCWLLGLLCDGLADVVCYFAGCNLYSCSVQEACCFPGVFG, from the exons ATGAGTGATTTAATTGGAGAGGACGAGAGAGGATTTCGTGACCCAAGGGATCGCTGTGCGTTGATGAGACTGGG aAATCTAAAAATCCTCTCTCACtccctcgctctccctcccgcgctcaccctctctcttcCGGCGAGTTCATCGGCCACCGGAAATCCCCTCTCACtccctcgctctccctcccacgctcaccctctctctcctccggcgagttcttcGGCCACCGGAAACCCTCTCTCACTtcctcgctctccctcccgcactcaccctctctctcctccggcgagttcttcAGCCACCGGCGAAGCTGTCCGTTCGTCGCAAGGTTCTGTCCACTGTCTGTCTCACTCTGGCGACGTCTACAGCCACCGGCGAagctcctgtctctctctcactcctgCGAAGccgaaggctctctctctcctccaccggtg GCTTTGCAAGTTGGATAAAGGCAAATCTAGCTCAATTCCACTGCCAACAACTCAGGCCTCAAGGATGCCATTTCCTGAAATACAGTACCCTCAGCCCGCTTCACCTGTAAAACTATTGGGTCATGCTGGATGGTTGCTGCTATTGAGACAACAAGTGTATAGCAAGGTTTTTTTAACAGTAAGCTGCAGTTTGAGATGTTGCTGGTTGCTTGGTTTGCTATGTGATGGTTTGGCTGATGTAGTTTGTTACTTTGCTGGTTGTAATCTATATAGTTGTAGTGTTCAGGAAGCTTGTTGTTTTCCTGGAGTTTTTGGCTAA
- the LOC132189168 gene encoding uncharacterized protein LOC132189168, with protein MASAAVVDHLYLEALPLIDLRLLSQSELYSLSLFSSSSYSSNDNDDVLIPKIDRSVFNESAGSRKQTYSRLRLAPRKPQSTSTPSPTRTRTPAPFSSTPRQIPEPLDEENSQIISILKQLFAAQASTAENPATADDDDKLVSVRVEFEDALPDWWSAGFQNVPIDVVPGAAGDGGGEQKRKRGRPRKNENWRIEPRSEHKAEPNVPVDVVVSEGEKKRKRGRPRKEENPMIDSRQSEREMAVAEEKEMVMVNKKGDMEDVAALANVEDPYGEELKRRTEGLQTEAELLEFLSVLPGESMNRSRKRRIVLASDFGHALPEGWKLMLTVKKRASRVWLHCRRYISPNGHQFVSCKEVSSYLLSFFGLQDANQPRSGHIDENVQLSRKMDRGDDAALKLEDGKNADDLVSRSPLPMTSILTDYAKQDTLKTGDPVVHIGEILKCDKCTITFDEKNDLARHLITGHNNGVIIKDGKYECELCHKIFDERQQYNGHFGVHVPNYVKSVDTSGEVISKQKHVDPALARVLLSTSKMHKSIGIDGAKTSIEAIDELSSGFSHGLIKADTIIKTCGDVDSHALVLLSHDKETIKADKNDQALVEEHSDKRDKICDMNSDNLGKVDVATVVVDRWNACSVNETASINESRSICESSYERNLHKGIHSGINSNVAESSFESRSLAPPGNERTFAVENNAIKVFFPAVEEPKPQIGSESGLLALNGKDKTCSGEDIDGYTFENNESVSAFGNHDSGLKDLCPNVKRQCSSEGFSLFPYKNEQRSTLANKWSGILSSSMLESVQERGFGSVLCNSSTDEKTCVVRGNLNYVCTGTLDEPRFDEVNISGNNVISVGFGSNLASQNDKAVTSGEQEGSSGSCLLISSCNEQCVVENTNKSPSWTLDGPFQGKTFESHMFASSVNEQKSRFGNNMNKASTSAVEGLKLDDVSNRKNLELNIAFDRNETGVDADTTACSQQERCFKGSLPVLSADEHRYVLKDFDICNSTLEELKQARGVSERGLLRQSGYEQNHDNINNVNKVSGSSIEEAEHKKVKSFWDTEVFLSFGTHEGMDEDVTCTMQGPSSEGCSLVLSGNEQTFSTDNKVTDVYSSTVGELKHERGSKNSFPCPSAFDQIENKLNGVCMSRVWKWHRSEDMEKPRDDAVMIDFEDLAQSNENSVAEPMWRTTEQNIQPSGLANTSSPLVESSGCFPLFDVMSSKGGDKFFSANERFDRKSGLDGLRSSRTGNPEHNFLTSQGSSQPEESKVLSYDVEMEDLDSSYWLKKEALPLLPKLAGRHQVRTMCVWCRNEFYLESVNSEMQSGSVGFMCATCNAKYSRQVNLL; from the exons ATGGCCTCCGCTGCCGTCGTGGACCACCTCTACCTCGAAGCCCTCCCTCTGATCGACCTCCGCCTCCTCTCTCAGTCCGAGCTCTACTCGCTCTCCCtcttctcctcctcttcttACTCATCCAACGATAACGACGACGTTTTAATCCCGAAAATCGACCGCTCCGTCTTCAACGAATCCGCTGGTAGCCGCAAGCAGACCTACTCTCGGCTCCGCCTAGCCCCTCGCAAGCCCCAATCCACATCTACCCCTTCCCCTACCCGCACCCGCACTCCCGCCCCCTTCTCTTCCACTCCGCGCCAAATACCCGAACCGCTCGACGAAGAAAACTCCCAGATCATTTCCATTCTCAAACAACTCTTCGCCGCCCAAGCTTCCACTGCCGAAAATCCCGCCACCGCAGATGACGACGATAAACTAGTTTCGGTCCGAGTAGAATTTGAAGATGCCCTTCCGGATTGGTGGAGTGCGGGCTTTCAAAATGTGCCGATTGACGTTGTTCCTGGTGCTGCTGGCGATGGTGGTGGAGAGCAGAAGCGGAAGCGGGGGCGGCCGCGGAAGAACGAGAATTGGAGGATTGAGCCAAGGTCGGAGCATAAGGCCGAGCCAAATGTTCCAGTCGATGTCGTTGTCAGCGAGGGGGAGAAGAAGCGAAAGCGAGGGCGACCGCGAAAGGAGGAGAATCCAATGATCGATAGCCGTCAGTCCGAGAGAGAGATGGCTGTGGCGGAAGAAAAGGAGATGGTGATGGTGAACAAGAAAGGGGATATGGAGGACGTGGCTGCATTGGCAAATGTGGAAGATCCGTATGGCGAGGAGTTGAAGAGGAGGACAGAGGGGTTGCAGACCGAGGCGGAGTTGTTAGAATTTTTGAGTGTGTTGCCTGGTGAGTCGATGAATAGGAGTAGGAAGAGGAGGATTGTGCTGGCTAGCGATTTCGGCCACGCGTTGCCTGAGGGGTGGAAGCTTATGCTTACTGTCAAGAAGAGAGCCAGCCGTGTATGGCTGCATTGTCGCCGTTATATAAG CCCTAATGGACACCAGTTTGTGTCGTGCAAGGAAGTTTCTTCATACTTGCTCTCCTTTTTTGGACTCCAAGATGCGAACCAACCAAGATCTGGTCATATTGATGAAAATGTTCAGTTGTCCAGGAAAATGGATCGTGGAGAT GATGCAGCTCTTAAACTTGAAGATGGAAAGAATGCTGATGACCTTGTTAGCCGTTCACCACTACCCATGACTTCTATATTAACTGATTATGCAAAGCAGGACACCTTGAAGACAGGGGATCCAGTGGTTCACATTGGGGAAATTTTAAAATGCGACAAATGCACCATAACATTTGATGAGAAGAATGATTTAGCACGCCATCTGATAACAGGTCACAATAATGGTGTAATAATTAAAGATGGAAAATATGAATGCGAGCTCTGCCATAAAATATTTGATGAGAGGCAACAATACAATGGCCATTTTGGGGTCCATGTGCCGAACTATGTGAAGAGTGTTGACACTTCAGGAGAAGTAATAAGCAAGCAGAAGCATGTTGACCCTGCTCTTGCTAGAGTTCTGCTATCAACCTCAAAGATGCACAAATCAATTGGTATTGACGGGGCAAAAACTTCCATTGAAGCCATTGATGAACTGAGTTCTGGTTTTTCTCATGGGTTAATAAAAGCAGATACTATCATCAAAACTTGTGGTGATGTGGATAGTCATGCACTTGTTCTTTTATCTCATGACAAGGAAACCATTAAGGCTGACAAAAATGACCAAGCTTTGGTTGAGGAACATAGTGATAAGCGGGATAAAATTTGTGACATGAATAGTGATAACTTGGGGAAGGTAGACGTGGCTACTGTTGTTGTTGATAGATGGAATGCTTGTTCAGTTAATGAAACTGCTTCCATTAATGAGAGTAGAAGTATTTGTGAATCTTCTTATGAAAGAAACCTTCATAAGGGCATTCATAGTGGAATTAATAGTAATGTCGCAGAAAGTAGTTTTGAAAGTAGGTCGCTTGCTCCACCTGGAAACGAGAGAACTTTTGCTGTTGAAAACAATGCGATCAAGGTATTCTTCCCAGCAGTGGAGGAGCCCAAGCCACAGATAGGTTCTGAAAGTGGTTTGCTTGCTTTGAATGGTAAGGATAAAACATGTAGTGGTGAAGATATTGATGGTTATACATTTGAGAATAATGAGTCAGTATCTGCTTTTGGAAATCATGACAGTGGGCTCAAGGATCTTTGTCCTAATGTCAAGCGGCAATGTAGTTCTGAAGGCTTTTCACTTTTTCCatataaaaatgaacaaagatCAACTTTAGCAAATAAGTGGAGTGGAATTTTGAGTTCCTCGATGTTGGAGTCTGTGCAGGAAAGAGGTTTTGGAAGTGTTTTATGTAATTCATCTACTGATGAGAAAACATGTGTTGTTAGAGGTAATCTGAATTATGTTTGTACTGGCACATTGGATGAGCCTAGATTTGATGAAGTAAATATCTCTGGGAATAATGTAATTTCAGTTGGTTTTGGGAGCAATCTTGCTTCACAGAATGATAAAGCTGTGACTAGCGGTGAGCAAGAAGGGAGTTCTGGAAGCTGTTTACTCATTTCATCTTGCAATGAACAATGTGTTGTTGAAAACACAAATAAGAGTCCATCTTGGACACTGGATGGACCTTTTCAAGGAAAAACATTTGAAAGCCATATGTTTGCTTCGTCTGTTAATGAGCAAAAATCTCGTTTTGGCAATAATATGAATAAAGCTTCTACTAGTGCAGTGGAGGGGCTTAAGCTTGATGACGTCAGTAACCGTAAGAATCTTGAGTTAAATATTGCTTTTGACAGGAATGAAACTGGTGTAGATGCGGATACTACTGCTTGCAGTCAGCAGGAAAGATGTTTCAAAGGCTCTTTACCTGTTTTATCTGCAGATGAGCATAGATATGTTTTAAAAGATTTTGACATCTGCAATAGTACATTGGAGGAGCTTAAACAGGCAAGAGGAGTGTCTGAAAGGGGTTTACTTAGACAGTCTGGTTACGAACAAAACCATGATAATATAAACAATGTGAATAAGGTTTCCGGTAGCTCAATAGAAGAGGCTGAACATAAGAAAGTTAAGAGCTTTTGGGACACtgaagtttttctttcttttggcaCCCACGAAGGAATGGATGAAGACGTGACATGCACTATGCAGGGACCAAGTTCTGAAGGTTGTTCCCTTGTTCTTTCTGGGAATGAACAAACATTTTCCACTGATAACAAGGTAACTGATGTTTATAGTAGCACAGTGGGGGAGCTTAAACATGAAAGAGGTTCTAAAAACAGCTTTCCTTGTCCATCTGCTTttgatcaaattgaaaataagttGAATGGGGTCTGTATGAGCAGAGTGTGGAAGTGGCACAGGTCAGAAGACATGGAGAAGCCTAGGGATGACGCAGTAATGATTGATTTTGAGGATCTTGCCCAATCAAATGAGAATTCTGTGGCAGAGCCTATGTGGAGAACTACTGAACAAAATATCCAGCCGAGTGGTTTAGCCAATACTTCATCTCCACTGGTGGAATCATCTGGATGTTTTCCGCTCTTTGATGTAATGTCAAGCAAG GGTGGAGACAAATTTTTCAGTGCTAATGAGAGATTTGACAGAAAATCAGGTTTGGACGGGCTAAGATCAAGTAGGACAGGAAATCCAGAACACAATTTCCTGACATCACAGGGAAGCTCTCAACCAGAGGAATCAAAGGTTTTGTCATATGATGTAGAGATGGAGGATTTAGATTCCTCTTATTGGCTTAAAAAGGAAGCTTTGCCTTTGTTGCCAAAGTTAGCGGGCAGGCATCAGGTCAGGACCATGTGTGTCTGGTGCAGAAATGAGTTTTATCTAGAATCTGTCAACTCTGAAATGCAATCAGGTTCAGTGGGTTTTATGTGCGCAACCTGCAATGCTAAGTACTCCAGGCAAGTCAATCTACTGTAG
- the LOC132189219 gene encoding uncharacterized protein LOC132189219 isoform X2 — protein sequence MSHESPVGVEAAEIAYEGEDEHEDNSPPIKRDFTDLDPTAHETISGDKDFYFINKNMEFSDAIFDTQEKEHFDDKADEKNSERGVNMIQSGHVSDPGIEKAEFWTSPKLKRSCSNVETRNMLWKITDHQLPPSKSQSFEELQELSEKVRENVDPGSPRSILTHFSADRVMLKKHSSSQVLPSSSRRLWWKLFLWSHRNLHNARTLKSHSLPAHAALNPQGGYSSDTLEPNRARESSKMASPGSFTGESLNKGHNDNNDGYKSWYAFQNGVSGLWQQNQWVAFSSESSPFARVDKWVKDLETQYPLPETDNNENYEGILFPASPETDRSPARSTTHLTRRHDIKLSEEILHANSIIQSLNSSSTVAHISGIGLKVIPTISSFPSLRSVNLSNNYIVQITPGSLPKGLHTLNLSRNKISTIDGLRELTRLRVLDLSYNRISRIGHGLSNCTLIKELYLAGNKISDVEGLHRLLKLTVLDLSFNKITTTRALGQLVANYNTLQALNLLGNSIQSNISDEQLRKAVCDLLPKLVYLNKQPIKPQRAREVLTDSVAKAALGNSSWSSSRRAGKRVVSQGRSVTATGHKSSASVAQKSKNRSKSRTH from the exons ATGAGCCATGAGAGTCCTGTTGGGGTTGAAGCAGCAGAGATAGCTTATGAAGGGGAAGATGAGCACGAAGATAACTCCCCCCCGATCAAGAGGGACTTCACTGACTTGGATCCCACAGCTCATGAAACTATTTCTGGTgataaagatttttattttataaacaaaaacatggAATTCTCCGATGCAATATTTGATACTCAGGAGAAAGAACATTTTGATGATAAAGCTGATGAGAAGAATAGTGAAAGGGGTGTCAATATGATTCAAAGCGGACATGTTAGTGATCCTGGGATTGAGAAGGCCGAGTTCTGGACTTCCCCAAAGCTTAAGCGCTCCTGTTCCAATGTGGAAACGAGGAACATGCTTTGGAAGATAACTGATCATCAGTTGCCTCCTTCCAAGTCACAGTCTTTTGAAGAATTGCAGGAGTTATCTGAAAAGGTGAGGGAGAATGTTGATCCTGGCAGCCCCAGGTCTATACTGACCCACTTCAGTGCAGACAGAGTGATGTTGAAGAAGCATTCTTCAAGCCAAGTTCTCCCCTCCAGCAGTAGAAGATTGTGGTGGAAATTGTTCCTATGGAGCCATAGAAACTTGCACAATGCGCGGACCCTGAAATCACACTCGCTTCCTGCTCATGCTGCTCTGAACCCGCAAGGTGGATACTCCTCAGATACGCTAGAACCAAACCGAGCTAGGGAATCGAGCAAGATGGCATCACCTGGATCTTTCACTGGAGAATCCTTGAACAAAGGCCACAATGACAACAACGATGGATACAAAAGCTGGTATGCTTTTCAGAATGGAGTTTCCGGTTTGTGGCAGCAGAACCAATGGGTTGCTTTCTCTTCAGAATCATCCCCCTTTGCAAGAGTGGATAAGTGGGTGAAGGATCTCGAAACCCAATATCCACTTCCAGAAACTGATAACAATGAAAATTATGAAGGCATTCTCTTCCCAGCTTCTCCCGAGACTGATAGATCCCCAGCAAGAAGCACTACCCACTTGACCCGGCGGCATGATATCAAGCTTTCAGAGGAGATTTTGCATGCCAATAGTATCATCCAGTCTCTGAATTCATCCTCGACTGTGGCTCATATCTCTGGTATTGGCTTAAAAGTTATCCCCACCATTTCAAGCTTCCCCAGTCTTCGATCTGTCAACTTGTCAAATAACTACATAG TCCAAATTACTCCAGGATCTCTCCCAAAGGGCCTTCACACGCTCAATTTGTCGAGAAACAAGATTAGCACCATTGATGGACTCAGAGAGCTAACCCGATTACGGGTTCTTGATCTCAGTTACAACCGCATCTCTAGAATTGGACATG GGTTGTCGAACTGTACATTAATCAAGGAGCTCTACCTTGCTGGCAACAAGATTAGCGATGTGGAGGGGCTACATAGGCTACTGAAGTTAACAGTCCTGGACCTGAGCTTCAACAAGATAACTACAACAAGAGCACTGGGCCAGCTTGTAGCCAACTACAACACTCTGCAGGCTCTCAATCTGTTAGGGAATTCAATCCAGAGCAACATCAGCGATGAGCAGCTGCGCAAAGCAGTTTGCGACCTCCTTCCAAAGCTAGTGTACCTGAACAAGCAGCCAATTAAACCTCAGAGGGCAAGAGAGGTGCTGACAGATAGTGTTGCCAAAGCTGCGCTTGGGAACAGCAGTTGGAGCTCTTCTAGAAGAGCAGGAAAGAGAGTAGTGAGCCAGGGCAGATCAGTTACTGCCACTGGGCATAAGAGCAGTGCAAGTGTTGCACAAAAAAGCAAGAACAGATCAAAGAGCCGAACTCATTAG
- the LOC132189219 gene encoding uncharacterized protein LOC132189219 isoform X1: MAKFNCFTLRVGRKKKDKGNEESEFKNLKTLQVKIEHPVKSSLAEELKLTTFSVEVPYTVHSTSQCSVKVMSHESPVGVEAAEIAYEGEDEHEDNSPPIKRDFTDLDPTAHETISGDKDFYFINKNMEFSDAIFDTQEKEHFDDKADEKNSERGVNMIQSGHVSDPGIEKAEFWTSPKLKRSCSNVETRNMLWKITDHQLPPSKSQSFEELQELSEKVRENVDPGSPRSILTHFSADRVMLKKHSSSQVLPSSSRRLWWKLFLWSHRNLHNARTLKSHSLPAHAALNPQGGYSSDTLEPNRARESSKMASPGSFTGESLNKGHNDNNDGYKSWYAFQNGVSGLWQQNQWVAFSSESSPFARVDKWVKDLETQYPLPETDNNENYEGILFPASPETDRSPARSTTHLTRRHDIKLSEEILHANSIIQSLNSSSTVAHISGIGLKVIPTISSFPSLRSVNLSNNYIVQITPGSLPKGLHTLNLSRNKISTIDGLRELTRLRVLDLSYNRISRIGHGLSNCTLIKELYLAGNKISDVEGLHRLLKLTVLDLSFNKITTTRALGQLVANYNTLQALNLLGNSIQSNISDEQLRKAVCDLLPKLVYLNKQPIKPQRAREVLTDSVAKAALGNSSWSSSRRAGKRVVSQGRSVTATGHKSSASVAQKSKNRSKSRTH; the protein is encoded by the exons ATGGCAAAATTCAATTGTTTCACTTTACGAGttggaaggaagaagaaagataag gGGAATGAGGAATCTGAATTCAAGAACTTGAAAACCCTGCAAGTCAAGATTGAACATCCTGTGAAATCGTCTTTGGCTGAAGAGTTGAAATTGACGACTTTCAGTGTTGAGGTACCTTATACTGTCCACAGCACCTCTCAATGCAGCGTCAAGGTTATGAGCCATGAGAGTCCTGTTGGGGTTGAAGCAGCAGAGATAGCTTATGAAGGGGAAGATGAGCACGAAGATAACTCCCCCCCGATCAAGAGGGACTTCACTGACTTGGATCCCACAGCTCATGAAACTATTTCTGGTgataaagatttttattttataaacaaaaacatggAATTCTCCGATGCAATATTTGATACTCAGGAGAAAGAACATTTTGATGATAAAGCTGATGAGAAGAATAGTGAAAGGGGTGTCAATATGATTCAAAGCGGACATGTTAGTGATCCTGGGATTGAGAAGGCCGAGTTCTGGACTTCCCCAAAGCTTAAGCGCTCCTGTTCCAATGTGGAAACGAGGAACATGCTTTGGAAGATAACTGATCATCAGTTGCCTCCTTCCAAGTCACAGTCTTTTGAAGAATTGCAGGAGTTATCTGAAAAGGTGAGGGAGAATGTTGATCCTGGCAGCCCCAGGTCTATACTGACCCACTTCAGTGCAGACAGAGTGATGTTGAAGAAGCATTCTTCAAGCCAAGTTCTCCCCTCCAGCAGTAGAAGATTGTGGTGGAAATTGTTCCTATGGAGCCATAGAAACTTGCACAATGCGCGGACCCTGAAATCACACTCGCTTCCTGCTCATGCTGCTCTGAACCCGCAAGGTGGATACTCCTCAGATACGCTAGAACCAAACCGAGCTAGGGAATCGAGCAAGATGGCATCACCTGGATCTTTCACTGGAGAATCCTTGAACAAAGGCCACAATGACAACAACGATGGATACAAAAGCTGGTATGCTTTTCAGAATGGAGTTTCCGGTTTGTGGCAGCAGAACCAATGGGTTGCTTTCTCTTCAGAATCATCCCCCTTTGCAAGAGTGGATAAGTGGGTGAAGGATCTCGAAACCCAATATCCACTTCCAGAAACTGATAACAATGAAAATTATGAAGGCATTCTCTTCCCAGCTTCTCCCGAGACTGATAGATCCCCAGCAAGAAGCACTACCCACTTGACCCGGCGGCATGATATCAAGCTTTCAGAGGAGATTTTGCATGCCAATAGTATCATCCAGTCTCTGAATTCATCCTCGACTGTGGCTCATATCTCTGGTATTGGCTTAAAAGTTATCCCCACCATTTCAAGCTTCCCCAGTCTTCGATCTGTCAACTTGTCAAATAACTACATAG TCCAAATTACTCCAGGATCTCTCCCAAAGGGCCTTCACACGCTCAATTTGTCGAGAAACAAGATTAGCACCATTGATGGACTCAGAGAGCTAACCCGATTACGGGTTCTTGATCTCAGTTACAACCGCATCTCTAGAATTGGACATG GGTTGTCGAACTGTACATTAATCAAGGAGCTCTACCTTGCTGGCAACAAGATTAGCGATGTGGAGGGGCTACATAGGCTACTGAAGTTAACAGTCCTGGACCTGAGCTTCAACAAGATAACTACAACAAGAGCACTGGGCCAGCTTGTAGCCAACTACAACACTCTGCAGGCTCTCAATCTGTTAGGGAATTCAATCCAGAGCAACATCAGCGATGAGCAGCTGCGCAAAGCAGTTTGCGACCTCCTTCCAAAGCTAGTGTACCTGAACAAGCAGCCAATTAAACCTCAGAGGGCAAGAGAGGTGCTGACAGATAGTGTTGCCAAAGCTGCGCTTGGGAACAGCAGTTGGAGCTCTTCTAGAAGAGCAGGAAAGAGAGTAGTGAGCCAGGGCAGATCAGTTACTGCCACTGGGCATAAGAGCAGTGCAAGTGTTGCACAAAAAAGCAAGAACAGATCAAAGAGCCGAACTCATTAG
- the LOC132190559 gene encoding 5'-adenylylsulfate reductase-like 4 — protein MGMRGWRTGIVVVLVVWARLTCAAEHSRASSPSTVCPTESVADSILGFRFRDWSCPLDGGSESLGLVTVTEGDEVSLQRALNIVHTKSHEYVAVLFYASWCPFSRIFRPRLSILSSLYPSIPHFAIEESTIRPSILSKYGVHGFPTLFLLNSTMRVRYQGSRTLGSLVSFYSDETGIKIASLDQLSLDKVGCTSNHEKNDNTEQESCPFSWARSPEKLLRQETYLALATAFVLLRLLYFIFPTLLLRAQRHIRNVRLGSLWEHPLTYLRRAIQLFNSLKEPCKRSNLQEGAMNARAWASKSLATVSIGDAGTSRHQSG, from the exons ATGGGGATGAGGGGTTGGAGAACGGGGATCGTCGTGGTGTTGGTGGTGTGGGCGAGGCTAACATGCGCCGCCGAACATTCTAGGGCTTCATCTCCGAGCACCGTTTGTCCTACGGAGTCTGTAGCCGATTCGATCCTTGGGTTTCGGTTTCGGGATTGGAGCTGTCCCTTAGACGGTGGTTCTGAATCCCTTGGTCTCGTTACTGTAACGGAG GGAGATGAAGTTTCACTGCAAAGGGCACTAAATATAGTTCACACGAAAAGTCATGAATATGTAGCCGTGCTCTTCTATGCATCTTGGTGCCCTTTCTCCAGGATTTTTAGACCAAGATTGTCCATCCTATCTTCTTTGTATCCCTCCATCCCCCATTTTGCAATTGAGGAATCGACCATCAGGCCAAG CATACTTTCTAAGTATGGAGTTCATGGGTTTCctaccctttttcttttgaactcCACAATGCGTGTTCGCTATCAAGGCTCCCGGACCCTTGGTTCTCTCGTTTCTTTCTATAGTGATGAGACTG GCATTAAGATTGCATCATTGGATCAACTATCTCTGGACAAAGTTGGGTGTACATCAAATCATGAAAAGAACGACAACACGGAGCAGGAAAGCTGCCCATTCTCATGGGCAAGATCTCCGGAGAAATTGCTTCGGCAGGAGACGTATTTGGCTTTGGCCACCGCATTCGTGCTTCTGAGAttactatattttatttttccaactcTACTTTTACGTGCTCAAAGACACATTAGAAATGTGAGATTAGGGAGTTTGTGGGAACATCCTTTGACCTATCTGAGGCGAGCAATACAGTTATTCAATTCTCTAAAGGAGCCTTGCAAGAGAAGCAATTTGCAGGAAGGAGCAATGAATGCCAGGGCATGGGCTTCCAAGTCCCTTGCCACCGTCTCTATTGGGGATGCCGGCACATCCCGGCACCAGTCGGGGTGA